In the Alteromonas sp. M12 genome, one interval contains:
- a CDS encoding oligosaccharide flippase family protein, protein MGSQGAIKILSNAKYLYFALLTSQGLRFVYMLILARMLGAELYGVFSYGQSWYLMFLPLTGLGLGAMLSREVGKNKKNVKSIVDLVASIRIAAVCIVAILSMILGVIYAESQFIATLLVIFSVALIGKGMVLWSNQMFQAFEATYLIFKIERIFKPAEILVSILIAALTENILLIAGVHAVGQVIQGLVSIYLVNRNLKKVTLVFVPRKMITTVIKLFPLAIAVAAGQFLFHGPVVQAKNLFTTTEHLGNFSLLMQLFIVLLTIFSSVSNAALPALSRSAENNKNNLKLYSRIALYVASVFGLFAYIGASLIGQQLIVFVFSDKFILASENFAFIMLMLIPAIIVNLLNSVQVSLGHNVRVLVCNISGALMLVLSMPYCIQHFGFQGAPVSLFMSFSFSASIGVLFLLAERIVTFRDAIAIPILIATLFTVTEWLNSIFDNENISSLIGGGVVMWALWYVALQKQERILFKSKVSSLLKR, encoded by the coding sequence GTGGGATCTCAAGGCGCAATAAAAATTCTTTCTAATGCAAAGTACTTGTACTTTGCATTATTGACATCACAAGGCTTACGTTTTGTTTACATGCTGATTTTAGCGCGAATGCTGGGTGCAGAGTTATACGGGGTATTTAGCTACGGACAATCGTGGTATCTGATGTTTTTGCCGCTTACTGGTCTTGGCTTGGGAGCAATGCTTTCTAGAGAGGTAGGTAAAAATAAAAAGAATGTAAAATCCATAGTTGATTTGGTGGCATCTATTCGTATCGCTGCAGTTTGTATTGTTGCAATTTTATCTATGATCTTGGGTGTCATCTATGCTGAGAGTCAATTTATTGCTACTTTGCTCGTTATTTTTTCTGTGGCGTTAATTGGAAAGGGAATGGTGTTGTGGTCAAATCAAATGTTCCAAGCATTTGAAGCGACTTACTTAATTTTCAAAATTGAACGTATTTTTAAGCCAGCTGAAATCTTGGTTAGTATTCTTATTGCAGCTCTAACTGAAAATATCTTGTTAATCGCTGGTGTTCATGCAGTTGGTCAAGTCATTCAAGGTTTAGTGAGTATATACTTAGTTAATCGCAACTTGAAAAAAGTCACATTAGTTTTTGTACCACGGAAAATGATAACAACAGTTATAAAACTATTCCCATTGGCTATTGCAGTGGCCGCTGGGCAATTTCTTTTTCATGGCCCTGTGGTGCAAGCAAAAAATTTATTTACAACTACAGAGCATTTGGGGAATTTCAGTTTACTGATGCAATTATTTATTGTGTTACTCACAATTTTTTCGTCAGTTTCAAATGCTGCGTTACCTGCACTGAGCCGATCAGCGGAAAATAATAAAAATAATCTCAAACTGTATAGTCGAATTGCGCTTTATGTGGCTAGTGTATTTGGTCTTTTCGCATATATTGGCGCCTCATTAATTGGACAACAGCTTATTGTATTCGTTTTCTCTGATAAATTTATACTAGCGAGTGAGAATTTTGCTTTTATTATGTTGATGCTTATTCCTGCAATCATCGTCAATCTTTTGAATAGTGTTCAGGTTTCTTTAGGTCACAATGTTCGAGTTCTGGTTTGTAATATCTCTGGTGCACTAATGTTGGTTTTGAGTATGCCTTATTGTATACAACATTTTGGCTTTCAAGGTGCTCCAGTCAGTTTATTCATGAGTTTTTCGTTTAGTGCTTCAATTGGAGTTTTATTCCTCTTAGCAGAGCGAATTGTTACTTTTAGAGATGCCATCGCTATCCCTATATTGATAGCGACATTATTTACTGTAACAGAATGGTTAAATAGCATTTTTGATAATGAAAATATAAGTTCATTGATTGGGGGAGGGGTAGTTATGTGGGCTCTTTGGTACGTTGCACTTCAGAAACAAGAAAGAATACTCTTTAAGTCAAAGGTCAGTTCTTTGTTAAAACGTTGA
- a CDS encoding acyltransferase — MFMFELEYNIKQPWKKTRFIMREAIFLTLANNLPRFEIFDKVRIILLNLAGMSIAKRAVIWGPVTVRPIGSVKHIIIGENSFLNTETRFGVPNEKVTIGNFVQIGPRVSFETVSHGLLPRPNKLRTSHSLPIKVCDYVWIGAGAIITQGVTIGEGAIVAAGSVVTKDVAPFSVVGGIPAKLVKKIEQ; from the coding sequence ATGTTTATGTTTGAACTAGAATACAATATTAAACAGCCTTGGAAAAAGACACGATTCATTATGAGGGAAGCAATATTTTTAACGCTAGCTAATAACTTGCCTAGGTTTGAAATTTTTGACAAAGTAAGAATAATTTTGTTGAACCTCGCTGGTATGTCAATAGCAAAACGAGCAGTAATATGGGGGCCAGTGACCGTAAGACCAATAGGTTCTGTTAAACATATTATAATTGGTGAAAACTCATTTCTGAATACCGAAACACGTTTTGGTGTTCCCAATGAAAAAGTCACAATAGGGAATTTTGTCCAAATAGGTCCCAGAGTCAGTTTTGAAACAGTTTCCCATGGCTTGCTTCCAAGGCCGAATAAGCTCAGGACGAGTCACTCCTTACCGATTAAAGTTTGTGATTATGTTTGGATAGGAGCTGGCGCTATAATCACTCAAGGAGTAACAATTGGTGAAGGAGCTATCGTTGCAGCCGGTTCAGTTGTAACAAAAGACGTTGCGCCATTCTCCGTCGTTGGGGGTATACCAGCCAAATTAGTAAAGAAAATAGAACAATAA
- a CDS encoding acyltransferase family protein yields MSTPSKYQPHIDGLRAIAVMSVLLFHLDIETFSGGFVGVDIFFVISGFLITRIIVTELEKTGQFSFKNFYTRRIRRLLPAFLVMLFVTFFLASVLFSPDLFKSFGASVVASLLSVSNILFWLEADYFDVSSHLKPLLHTWSLSIEEQFYMFWPITLLLLFKWGLKKWIPFLISILFILSLALNQIFYDGQVYFLTQLFPSTETLIQDGRTTIFYLLPFRVFEFTCGAILVFLPSFERVNKIIANALSLLGLVLIGYPIFSFDAQTVFPSLNALYPCIGTALLIIAGANSRIAVLLENSWVTWFGLISYSLYLVHWPLIVFFKYFKINLPLTQGDQFAITITSILLAYASYRWVETPFRHTTYTPAVARKPMAVLGSVAIIVAFSLSAYLQSGWSWRVNSQQNLNFTISGEGFHLENYGGKGFPRSGPLTEDFNPEILLIGDSHGRHFLFGLNKQIYSKHGINILVNAGTSCLHLPGFTKLNADQNYDISCPKAYQRIKHFLETNTDIKLVIIGQRWADQFSRAGLIDSGGQKVKDKVDKNDLFQGLVGLKSLLKDIPLLVIGQLPETNNTNLHDFMTRPFLDELYEKQKIKLRNSALPKYHEAVNSMLLEFTEMNKNVYFLNPSDVLCNNGLCANYNAKNELIYSDTHHLSKAGSFLVISKFEAEILKIMKGNSDRTFGSSNSESN; encoded by the coding sequence ATGTCAACCCCCTCTAAATATCAACCTCATATAGATGGACTAAGAGCAATAGCTGTCATGAGTGTGTTGCTTTTTCATTTGGATATCGAAACATTTTCTGGCGGTTTTGTCGGTGTAGACATTTTTTTTGTAATAAGCGGGTTTCTTATTACTAGAATCATTGTAACTGAATTAGAAAAAACAGGCCAATTTAGCTTTAAAAATTTCTATACACGAAGAATACGGCGACTACTACCTGCATTTCTCGTAATGTTATTTGTTACATTTTTTCTTGCTTCCGTATTATTTTCACCAGACTTATTTAAAAGCTTTGGAGCTTCAGTCGTTGCATCTTTGCTAAGTGTATCAAATATTCTTTTTTGGCTTGAAGCAGACTACTTTGACGTTTCGTCACATCTAAAACCATTACTACATACTTGGAGTTTGAGTATTGAAGAGCAGTTTTACATGTTTTGGCCAATTACTTTGCTGCTGCTATTTAAATGGGGACTAAAAAAATGGATACCTTTTTTAATTTCGATACTCTTTATTCTCAGCTTAGCCTTGAACCAAATATTTTATGATGGACAAGTATACTTCCTAACACAACTATTTCCATCAACTGAAACTCTTATCCAAGACGGCAGAACTACAATTTTCTATTTGCTACCCTTTAGAGTATTTGAGTTCACTTGCGGTGCTATATTAGTATTTTTACCATCATTTGAAAGAGTAAATAAAATAATAGCTAATGCCCTCTCATTATTAGGTTTAGTATTAATTGGTTACCCAATTTTCAGTTTCGATGCACAAACGGTATTCCCTTCACTCAACGCACTGTATCCTTGTATTGGCACAGCTCTTTTAATTATTGCAGGTGCGAATAGCCGAATAGCCGTTTTATTGGAAAACAGCTGGGTAACTTGGTTTGGACTTATTAGTTATTCGCTTTATTTGGTTCATTGGCCATTAATTGTATTCTTTAAATATTTCAAGATTAATTTACCACTCACCCAAGGCGATCAATTTGCCATTACTATAACTAGTATTCTCTTAGCCTATGCCAGTTATCGCTGGGTAGAAACACCTTTCAGGCATACAACATATACACCAGCGGTTGCTAGAAAACCTATGGCGGTATTGGGTAGTGTGGCCATAATTGTGGCATTTAGTTTGAGTGCATACTTGCAAAGTGGTTGGTCTTGGCGAGTTAACTCTCAACAAAATTTAAACTTCACCATAAGCGGAGAAGGATTCCATTTAGAAAATTATGGCGGAAAAGGGTTCCCTAGGAGCGGCCCTTTGACTGAAGACTTTAATCCAGAAATACTTTTGATAGGTGATAGCCATGGCAGGCATTTTTTATTTGGCCTAAACAAACAAATTTATTCGAAACATGGTATTAATATTTTAGTAAACGCTGGCACCAGTTGTTTACATTTACCAGGATTCACTAAACTAAATGCGGATCAAAACTATGATATCAGTTGTCCAAAAGCATACCAAAGAATAAAGCATTTTTTAGAAACTAACACTGATATCAAACTTGTGATTATTGGTCAAAGATGGGCTGATCAATTTTCAAGAGCAGGCTTAATTGATAGTGGTGGTCAAAAAGTTAAAGATAAGGTAGATAAAAATGATTTATTTCAGGGGCTAGTAGGTTTAAAGAGTTTATTAAAAGACATTCCTCTTCTAGTAATTGGCCAGCTTCCAGAAACAAACAATACTAACCTGCACGACTTTATGACTAGACCGTTTCTAGACGAACTTTATGAAAAACAGAAAATTAAGTTAAGAAATAGCGCTTTACCTAAATACCACGAGGCGGTTAATTCTATGCTGTTAGAGTTTACTGAAATGAACAAAAATGTGTACTTTCTAAACCCAAGTGATGTTCTTTGTAACAATGGTCTATGTGCTAATTACAATGCAAAAAATGAGTTAATCTACTCTGATACTCATCATCTTAGTAAAGCTGGCTCCTTCTTAGTTATTTCTAAATTTGAGGCTGAGATACTAAAAATTATGAAAGGCAACTCGGATCGTACTTTTGGATCCTCAAACTCTGAATCGAACTGA
- a CDS encoding polysaccharide deacetylase family protein — MHSILGAINKIIGGNKLSILIYHQVLEEFDPMRPYEVTADVFNWHMKLINQHFSPISLSEAAKHIQNNTLPKRAICVTFDDGYLNNLTVAQPILAKYKIPATVYVATAFTEGADMWNDRVLDLFKDVALESLLIEDEMVALGDWANRNKLAEAQLMRLKYMPIEARLAGVQKLYDDNNLSDPEPRMMNASQVKQLAQCGVEIGGHTVNHPILKVLSREQQFEEINQCKKQLEDWTGKPVKHFAYPNGSYGKDLTDETVALVKQAGYETAVVTDWGTSSHGDDLLRLKRFTPWDTSPFKFHARLVKSRIS, encoded by the coding sequence GTGCATAGTATTTTAGGGGCGATAAACAAAATAATTGGTGGTAACAAGCTCAGTATTTTAATTTACCATCAGGTATTAGAAGAATTTGATCCAATGCGCCCCTATGAAGTCACTGCCGATGTTTTTAATTGGCATATGAAGCTGATTAACCAACATTTTTCACCTATTAGTCTTTCAGAAGCTGCAAAACACATACAAAACAATACACTGCCTAAGCGTGCCATATGTGTCACTTTCGATGACGGTTATTTGAATAATCTAACCGTTGCCCAACCAATTCTGGCGAAGTACAAAATTCCTGCGACTGTCTATGTAGCCACGGCCTTTACTGAGGGCGCTGATATGTGGAATGACAGGGTATTGGATTTATTCAAGGACGTTGCATTGGAGAGCTTACTAATCGAAGATGAAATGGTAGCCTTAGGTGATTGGGCGAACCGTAATAAACTAGCAGAAGCCCAATTGATGCGGCTTAAATATATGCCCATTGAAGCGCGTTTAGCTGGTGTACAAAAGTTATATGATGATAATAATTTGTCAGATCCTGAACCGCGAATGATGAATGCGTCGCAAGTCAAACAACTAGCACAATGCGGTGTTGAAATTGGCGGGCATACGGTTAACCATCCTATTCTTAAAGTACTTTCTAGAGAACAACAGTTTGAAGAAATTAACCAATGCAAAAAGCAATTGGAAGATTGGACAGGCAAACCTGTAAAACACTTTGCCTACCCTAATGGTTCATATGGCAAAGACTTAACCGATGAAACCGTTGCTCTTGTTAAACAGGCGGGTTATGAAACTGCTGTAGTAACTGACTGGGGCACTTCCAGCCATGGTGACGACCTGCTAAGGCTTAAACGCTTCACACCTTGGGATACATCACCGTTTAAATTTCACGCACGTTTAGTGAAGTCTCGAATTTCCTAA
- a CDS encoding asparagine synthase-related protein — MQLADWYQIADGSEFELFVHHHKQTSAYTSPEGNIIFHGYVLLNGLKADSKSVLEAYLASASLSAFYQQLSGQFWMVIYEKDQPAIVLTDHLATKPCFYFKLGNKLYISDSLKAIKALENVSLQINKQALYNYIYFHCIPAPTTVYENVFKIEPGKAIYFGSDGIVNSELLYCPEFATQLDDPEAALKTCLSTIETAVESHSSDNVGAFLSGGLDSSTVAGMLAKIQGKKDTPEKAKTFSIGFKVPGYDETEYALITAKHFDTNHEVLYLKPEEAAKEFVKVAQFFDEPFGNSSAMAAYFCASFAKNKGIDVLLAGDGGDEFFAGNERYAKQKVFEHYTKLPKWLANGLDFLLNNQLTRKLPLFKKVASYIAQAKVALPGRLQTHNFVNQLGNDAIFTAAILEQVDVNQPAEQLKSRFKDCKSEHPVDGMLYLDWKFTLADNDLVKVNKMCELAGVEVRYPLIDKNIVDFSCTIPADVKLPGKTLRDFYKKTCKGFLPDETLNKSKHGFGLPFGVWMNENQTLKDLTIQALNSFKKRNIVKQSLVEKALESHGSVHAGYYGELIWIMVVLELWLQKEAEDFRA; from the coding sequence GTGCAATTAGCGGATTGGTATCAAATAGCCGATGGCAGTGAATTTGAGTTGTTCGTTCATCATCACAAGCAGACAAGTGCTTATACTTCACCAGAAGGCAACATCATCTTTCATGGTTATGTTTTGTTAAATGGTCTTAAAGCAGACTCCAAATCTGTTTTAGAGGCGTATTTAGCAAGCGCTTCGCTATCCGCTTTTTATCAACAGTTATCAGGTCAGTTTTGGATGGTTATCTATGAAAAAGACCAACCAGCTATTGTGTTAACAGACCACCTAGCCACTAAACCATGCTTTTATTTTAAGTTGGGCAACAAACTTTATATTAGTGATTCGTTAAAAGCCATTAAAGCGCTTGAAAACGTCTCATTACAAATAAACAAACAAGCTTTATACAATTATATTTATTTCCACTGTATCCCTGCACCTACTACAGTTTATGAAAACGTATTTAAAATTGAACCGGGTAAAGCTATATATTTTGGCTCTGACGGTATTGTAAATAGTGAGTTACTTTATTGCCCTGAATTCGCCACACAACTTGATGATCCTGAAGCTGCGTTAAAAACATGCTTAAGTACTATTGAAACCGCCGTAGAATCTCATTCAAGCGATAATGTTGGTGCTTTTTTAAGTGGCGGATTAGACAGCTCAACTGTGGCAGGTATGCTGGCTAAAATTCAAGGCAAAAAGGACACACCTGAAAAAGCGAAGACCTTTTCAATTGGCTTTAAAGTGCCGGGTTATGACGAAACAGAATATGCACTCATCACTGCTAAGCATTTCGATACAAATCATGAAGTCTTGTATTTAAAACCAGAAGAAGCCGCTAAAGAATTTGTTAAAGTGGCACAATTTTTTGATGAACCATTTGGTAATTCTTCAGCAATGGCTGCTTATTTTTGTGCATCATTCGCTAAAAACAAGGGCATAGACGTGTTGCTTGCAGGTGATGGTGGCGATGAGTTTTTTGCCGGTAATGAGCGCTATGCAAAACAAAAAGTATTTGAGCATTATACGAAGTTACCAAAATGGTTGGCGAATGGTTTAGATTTTCTGCTGAATAACCAACTCACACGTAAACTTCCATTGTTCAAAAAAGTAGCTAGCTATATTGCCCAAGCTAAAGTTGCTTTGCCTGGTCGACTGCAAACTCATAATTTTGTTAATCAGCTAGGGAATGACGCTATTTTTACTGCGGCAATACTTGAGCAAGTAGATGTTAATCAGCCAGCTGAACAGCTGAAAAGTCGTTTTAAGGATTGTAAAAGCGAGCATCCTGTAGATGGCATGTTATATCTGGATTGGAAGTTCACATTGGCCGACAATGATTTGGTTAAAGTGAATAAAATGTGCGAGTTGGCCGGTGTTGAGGTACGTTATCCTTTAATCGATAAAAATATTGTTGATTTCAGTTGCACCATTCCTGCCGATGTTAAATTACCTGGTAAAACCTTACGCGATTTTTATAAGAAAACCTGCAAAGGATTCTTACCTGATGAGACCCTCAATAAAAGCAAACATGGTTTTGGCCTGCCATTTGGTGTTTGGATGAATGAAAACCAAACATTAAAAGATTTAACGATACAAGCATTAAACAGCTTTAAAAAGCGTAATATCGTTAAGCAAAGTTTAGTTGAAAAGGCCCTAGAGTCTCATGGCAGTGTTCACGCTGGCTATTACGGCGAGCTTATTTGGATCATGGTGGTGTTAGAGTTGTGGTTGCAAAAAGAAGCCGAGGATTTTCGTGCATAG
- a CDS encoding oligosaccharide flippase family protein produces MTETVKTNTLFSIIWSILSKWGSKLIGMVSTFVLARLLAPADFGIIAMATIVVALLESMTQAGLNLYILRYKEHDTRVFNAAWTVGIIQAFVIAIPLVILAPFISDFYNQPVLTEVIYCLALVRIIQGLNNFGIIIAQKEMNFKVDFVLTIWTRLSYLTATIGFAWYLQSFWALVFGQLISSVFGCGLSYFLHPFRPKFSLYNWRDMLKYSKATVPLSIARYINNQADVAIVGRVASAQFLGFYHIAVNLAGLFTKELLMPVIRGLIPNLSVLRESANFKDILLVTFAAAVYVFLPVGIGLSMVAQEFVPVFLGDKWLAAIPLLQWFSLYAMIGGIMMFFSEQFLVMMEKEVVSNRLMWARNIILITTIVLTLSYGQVSDLPKMLFFSALVALPMVLVSISRELEITLKRILYSWWPALTGAFVMFVVLQLFPVLDWPLFIVLLAKVALGGVSYLATIVLLFVVRGRPENTLESLVFNKAFGYN; encoded by the coding sequence ATGACTGAGACAGTTAAGACCAATACGCTTTTTAGTATTATCTGGTCTATTTTATCTAAATGGGGTTCTAAACTGATTGGAATGGTGAGCACATTTGTACTCGCCAGACTTTTGGCACCTGCTGATTTTGGTATTATTGCAATGGCGACCATTGTCGTTGCCTTGCTAGAGTCAATGACTCAGGCTGGGTTGAATCTTTATATATTAAGATATAAAGAACATGATACTCGTGTTTTCAACGCCGCATGGACCGTTGGGATTATCCAGGCTTTTGTCATTGCAATTCCTCTAGTGATACTTGCCCCATTTATATCTGATTTTTATAATCAACCTGTACTTACTGAGGTTATTTATTGCTTAGCGCTTGTTCGGATTATTCAAGGATTAAATAATTTTGGAATTATAATCGCCCAAAAGGAAATGAACTTTAAAGTCGATTTTGTGTTAACCATATGGACTCGATTAAGTTATCTTACCGCTACAATAGGCTTTGCGTGGTATTTGCAGAGCTTTTGGGCGCTAGTGTTTGGTCAATTGATATCTTCAGTGTTTGGCTGCGGTTTAAGTTATTTTTTACATCCATTTCGACCGAAATTTAGTTTGTATAACTGGCGGGACATGCTCAAATACTCTAAGGCTACCGTACCATTGAGCATTGCTAGATATATTAATAATCAGGCTGATGTTGCTATTGTTGGAAGAGTTGCCTCTGCGCAATTTTTAGGTTTTTATCATATTGCAGTTAATCTAGCCGGTTTATTCACAAAAGAATTGCTGATGCCAGTGATCCGCGGCCTAATACCTAATTTATCGGTACTTAGAGAAAGCGCTAACTTCAAAGACATATTATTAGTCACATTTGCTGCTGCTGTTTATGTTTTTCTACCTGTTGGTATTGGATTATCAATGGTTGCACAAGAGTTTGTGCCGGTATTTTTAGGCGATAAATGGCTTGCCGCAATTCCACTGCTACAGTGGTTTAGCTTATATGCGATGATTGGCGGTATAATGATGTTTTTTAGTGAGCAGTTTTTGGTCATGATGGAAAAAGAAGTCGTTTCCAATCGATTGATGTGGGCTCGGAATATCATTTTAATTACCACTATTGTATTGACGCTTTCTTATGGACAAGTTTCTGACTTGCCTAAAATGTTGTTCTTTAGTGCTCTGGTAGCGTTACCAATGGTATTAGTAAGTATCAGTCGTGAATTAGAAATAACTTTAAAACGTATTTTATACAGCTGGTGGCCAGCATTGACAGGAGCTTTCGTGATGTTTGTTGTCTTGCAGTTATTCCCTGTGCTTGATTGGCCTTTGTTTATAGTGTTGCTAGCCAAAGTTGCCCTCGGTGGGGTTAGCTATTTAGCCACTATTGTGTTGCTTTTTGTGGTTCGAGGTCGACCTGAAAATACACTGGAAAGCCTAGTGTTTAATAAAGCTTTTGGGTATAACTAA
- a CDS encoding putative O-glycosylation ligase, exosortase A system-associated, with protein sequence MRDLLLVGFLFVAIYYSFKRPYIGTAAWVWIALTAPAKWAFGFSSHFRLNLTIVVITALSYIIVQKYKQWKFNGLTFWVLLFALWTLLSTATNQTSYSYFVWDYWNQFIKVILLYFFITLTIYKRLHINTMVWAIVLAISSFAAMEAVKFMLSGGSHRIVGKAGIIHDRNDLAVAINMCIPLVIYLISVTENFVVKRGLKIILLLNILAIIGTYSRGGFIGLVILGAAFWWTSKRKFLYGVIAAIIIPVFFAFAPGEWKERQNTVSTAASEDGSFIGRLWAWKISTLIALDNPFTGGGFHAVKDTPLWRYYAPMTPNFGPIETPPIPPKLGAKAAHNIYMQVLGDHGFGGLFIFLMILLGTLRMNFKNKKWAEQNNEVWLVNLSKALTLTLVGYCITGGNVSLAYFDLFYTIVGVVCAISIHIVNAKKVTENRSTVKQPIKQI encoded by the coding sequence ATGCGTGATCTGCTCCTTGTTGGTTTCCTATTTGTTGCCATTTATTACAGTTTTAAACGTCCCTATATTGGCACGGCTGCATGGGTGTGGATTGCACTTACCGCACCGGCAAAATGGGCGTTTGGTTTTTCCAGTCATTTTCGTTTGAATCTAACCATAGTGGTTATCACTGCGCTTTCGTATATCATCGTTCAAAAGTATAAACAATGGAAATTCAATGGCTTAACTTTTTGGGTGTTACTATTTGCCCTGTGGACACTGCTTTCCACTGCGACGAATCAGACATCCTATTCTTATTTCGTATGGGATTATTGGAATCAATTTATTAAAGTAATCCTACTTTACTTTTTTATCACCTTAACTATCTATAAGCGACTGCACATAAATACAATGGTTTGGGCTATTGTATTGGCGATATCCTCCTTTGCAGCAATGGAGGCTGTTAAATTCATGTTATCTGGTGGTAGCCACCGAATTGTGGGTAAGGCAGGAATTATTCACGATCGGAATGATTTAGCAGTAGCGATAAATATGTGTATACCACTGGTTATTTATCTGATCTCAGTGACTGAAAATTTTGTAGTAAAACGTGGCTTAAAGATCATCTTATTACTCAATATATTGGCTATTATTGGTACGTATTCTCGTGGCGGATTTATTGGTTTGGTGATTCTTGGTGCAGCGTTTTGGTGGACTTCAAAGCGCAAATTTTTGTATGGGGTAATAGCCGCAATCATCATCCCAGTCTTTTTTGCTTTTGCTCCAGGAGAATGGAAAGAAAGGCAAAATACGGTGTCAACTGCTGCGAGTGAAGATGGCTCGTTTATTGGTAGATTATGGGCTTGGAAAATTTCTACTTTAATTGCTTTGGATAACCCTTTCACTGGAGGTGGTTTTCATGCGGTTAAAGATACTCCGTTATGGCGTTACTATGCGCCAATGACACCTAATTTTGGGCCAATAGAAACACCGCCAATTCCGCCTAAACTGGGTGCAAAGGCAGCTCATAATATTTACATGCAGGTGCTGGGTGATCATGGGTTTGGCGGTTTGTTTATCTTTTTGATGATACTCTTGGGTACACTAAGGATGAATTTTAAAAATAAAAAATGGGCAGAACAAAATAATGAAGTATGGCTAGTTAATTTAAGTAAGGCGCTGACGCTGACACTCGTTGGATATTGTATTACTGGTGGTAATGTGAGTTTGGCTTATTTTGATTTATTTTATACGATAGTTGGTGTGGTTTGCGCAATTTCAATTCATATAGTGAATGCCAAGAAAGTGACCGAAAATCGGTCGACAGTAAAACAACCTATTAAACAGATATAA